The Paenibacillus yonginensis genome segment TGCATCTTTGCTTTTATGCTGTCAACCCTGTTTAGAAGCAGCGGGATTGCAATCGGTTTGGCGATGTTTATCTTGTTTGCCCGCAACATCTTTCAGCTGCTGCTGGACCCGGAACGTTACAGCTGGGCCAAATATGTATTGTTCACCAATATGGATTTGAGCCGGTATATGCTTGGCAGCGGGACGGCCGGCATGACTTTGGGATTTTCGGCTGTGGTGCTGGCCGTTTATGTGATTGTTTTTCTGGCCGTTTCCTGGATTGTATTCATCAAAAGAGATGTCGCGGCTTAATGCGCTTAACGCGGCTTAACGCAGCTTAATTTGAAGCTAAAGCAATCGGCGTCTAAAGCGCCGTAACAACTAAACCCGCAAGCTCTCCAATTATCAAGGAGCTTGCGGGTTTTATTATCTATCCCTTGCAGATCATTTGCAGATCACTTCGAGCTGCTAATCTGTTTCTGCCTGAACTCGGTTGGAGTCAGACCAAATTTCTTCCGGAACACCTGGGTGAAATGCCGCATGTCCTGATAGCCGATCCGTTCCGCGATTTCCGCAAGCTTGAAGCCCGGGTTAAGCAGCAGCTGTTTGGCATGCTCCAGCCGGAGCGAAATGACGTATTCCTTGTAGCCCTGACCGGTCTTCTGCTTAAACAGCTGACTGAAATAAACCGGATTCAGGAATACAACCGAAGCAATACGTTCCAGGGACAAGTCTTCATTGTAATGCTCATTAATGTACTGAAGGGCCACATCAATTGCGGTTTCTCCGCTGCCCTTCACCGGTTCGGGCAATTTGATCGGAGACGTTTTGCGCATCTTCATAATTATTTGCGGAACCGAACGGATATCGCGATTCTCATCCGAATACATGATTTGGAACGGAACCTTCAGGTAGTGGTTCATATGCTCCTTCAGCTGTGTCTGCAGCTTCTCCAGTCTGCTTGAGTCGGCGGGCGTGAACAGCCCCAGCACGCTTTGCCGGTCATAACTGACCACGAATCCGCCGCCGCAGCGGTCGATCAGCTCGGAGAGCACATTTTCAATAATGAAATGCTCCAGATTCACGTTGCGGTCACCGGCATCAAGCTGGACAAGAATCAAATAGAAGCTTGGGTAATCTTCAATAAAGGGTTCAAGGTTCAGATTGCCGGTATCGAGCCCGGAAGCGAGCCGCTGGAAGACGCCTTCGCGCAGATATTTCAGGTTGGACTTCAGCAGTTCTTCCTCCCGGTAAGTTTCCAGCTCCAGCCGAACCTCATCCTCAAGCTCTTCAATCAGCTCAGCCAGTCTCTTTTTGCCGATCGGCTTAAGCAGATAATCGCGGGCGCCCAGACGGACGGCTTCCTGAGCGTAAGCAAATTCATTATGGGCGGAGATGACCACCCATTTCACATAAGGGTAACGGTGTTTGGACATTCTCATGAACTCAAGACCATTGATGCCCGGCATTAAAATATCGGTTAATACGATGTCGATCCGTTTGCTGCCCAGCAGCTCTGCAGCTTCGGCTGTGGATTCGGCCACGTCCACCTCATGTTCCGGGAATGTCTGAAGAATTGTCCGTTTGATGCCTTCCCGGATTGCGCGTTCATCGTCTGCAATCAGAATATTCACAAGCCTGTTCCTCCTTCCTCCAGCTGTGGCAGCTTAATGATGACCGTTGTTCCTTGTCCGGGCGAGCTTTCAATTTCCAAGCCGGCTTCAGGGCCGTACATATACTGCAATCTTCGGTGCAGGTTGATCAGGCCTATGCCTCCGCTTTTTGCGCCTGTCTCCAGCTCCTGGCCGCCATTCAGAGATTGCTTGAGGCGCCCCAGCACGGGCTGTTCCATGCCGTTGCCGTTGTCCTGAATAATAATTTCCAGGGTGTCGCCTTGCTCTCTGGAATGGACCAGCAGTCTGCCAGGCCGGTCCAAAGCTTCCAGCCCGTGTTTGACCGCATTTTCGATTACGGGCTGCAGAGTCATCTTCGGAAGACGGATATCCATAAGGTTGTCTTCAATTTGAACCTCGACCTGAAGACGGCCCTCCAGTCTCATTTTGATAATGGTCAGATAATGCTGGATCTGCTCCAGTTCCTCCCTAAGCGTCACCTTGGCCCCGGCTTGCCACTGGCTGCTGTAACGGAACATGTGAGACAGGGAAAGCACCACTTCGCCCAAGTTGTCTTGTCCTTTCTCATCCAGCATCCAATAAATCATATCCAGGGTGTTGTACAGAAAATGCGGGTTCACTTGGGATTGGAGAGCATGCAGTTCGGCGTTCTTCTCACTGACCGAAGAAATCTTCACACGTTCGATCAGCTCTTCAATCCGATGGACCATCCGGTTGAAGGAGGCAACAAGGCTGTTGATTTCCATGTAGGAGGTCACATTCACTTCACCGCGAAAATTGCCGATCTCCACCTGTTTCATCTCCCGGATCAGCCGGATGAGAGGCTGGGAGATCGTTCTCGATACCATGGAGGCAATTAAAGCCGACACAATGATCAGAATCGTAATGACGATCAGCAGATAACGCTGCATCTGAACCATTTCGACGTTAAGGTCCTGATTGGGGGTTACACTGGCTACCGCCCAGTCCGAGAAGGGCAGGCTGGAGGCCACGGTAAGCTTTTGTTTGTCCTGCTGCACGACCACATCCTGAGAATCCGTCATAGCAGGCAATTTGGGGGCGTCTTCCCCGGACGTATCGGTTGAGAAAATAACACGGTCATCCTTCGACATCAGATAAACCTGACTATGGGCGCTTAACTTCAGGTTATCGAGCGCGGACAGAATCGGTTTGGAATCCGTCTCATAAAGCACAATGCCGATCGGCTTATGTTCATCCAGATTGTAAATCTGCCGCCCGAAAGCAAAGACGGGACGGCTTTCGTTCTGATCAATCAGCGAATGGGGGAAGACCCCGAGCAGCACCAGCCGGCCGGATGATTCCGTCAGCTCTTTATACCAGTCCTCGAAACGGTAATTCGGGTCAACGATGTTAAAGTAGTTGCCGTAATTATAGATTTTGCCTTTGTTCGTGATGACATGGATGCCGATCAGGTCTTCCCGCGAATAAAAGACTGCGCCAATCATATTGGTGATGGATTGTTCATTGATATATTGAAGTGCCGGTTCATCGGTCGTTTCGCTCAGCACTCGGACCATATCAAAGTTATTGCTCAAGGTTTTGGACAAGCTGTCATAACCTTTGTAAAGCAGATCAAACAACGCTACGGTCTGAGAGACGTTTTTGGTAGATAAGTCGCTGATCTTCTGATGGAACTCAGAGGTTGTTCTGTTGTAGTAGAGCAGACTGACAATCAATAGAATGCCGGACATGCAAAACAAAAACAGCAGAAACAACCTGTGGTGTATGGAATGAATGCCTTTCCTCAAGGAATTACTCCCCCCGTTGTGGTGTTCTGCTGTTTCATTATAATGCGGTTTTGTTGAAAAACAAACCCACTCTGTTAAATTCTGTTAGCCTTTAACCGCACCGGCAACCATACCTTTGGTAATGCGCTCGGACAGGACAAAGTAGATAATGATAACCGGCAGAGCGCCCATAATCAGGAAGGCCCCAATATCGCCGTAGTTAACCGAATATTGACTGACGAATGAGTAGATGCCGAAAGGCAGGGTTTTCCATCTCTCGGAAGAGATAAACGTAGCAGCCATGATATATTCGTTCCAGATATTGATGAAGGTCAGGATACAGACGGTCATCATCGGCGGAGCCGAAATCGGAAGAATGATGCTGCGGAAGATCCGGTAAATGCTGGCGCCATCCACAAACGCGGATTCTTCGATTTCGCCCGGGATGCTTCTCATAAAGCCGGACAGGATGAAGATCGCGATCGGAAGCTGGAAGGCGATGTAAGGCAGAATCAAGGACAATGGCGTATCCAGCACGTGGAAAGCGCCGAATTTCAAGTTCTTGAAGATCAGCATCAGAGGCAGCAGTGTTGCCTGCATCGGAATCATCATACCCATCAGGAAGACGAGCATAACGGCATTGCCGTATTTCCAGCGGAAGCGGGAGATCGCGTAAGCAACCATGGAAGCAAGCAGAATAACAAATACCATGGTGGACACGGTTACCAGCACGCTGTTGCCTAAGTACTGAAGGTAGTTGCCGTTCTCGTAGGCTTCCTTGTAGTTGCCCCACAGGAATTGTTTAGGCAGGGAGAAGAAGCTTCCGCCCAAAATCTCTTCGTTTGATTTCAAGGAATACAGGAACAGCCAAAGCAGCGGGTACAATTGGGTAACGACAGGAATCGCGAACAGAAGATACACGAGTCCTTTTTTTACGTATTTCATAATCGTGATCTCCTTTCCTTATCCTACTTTTTTCTCGATGCGACCAAAAACAAAGTTGATGATGAATGTACAAATCAGACAAACGAGAACGAGGAAGGTCGCGATCGCACTGCCGTATCCATATTTCAGAGACATGAAGGAGTTATTGTACATCAGGGTCGAAATAACGTCCGTTGCGTGCGCAGGACCGCCGCCGGTTACAACCATAACCATATCGAAGGCCTGGAGGGAACCGATAAACGCAAGCACGATCGAAATTTTAAAGATCGGCACTATCAGCGGCAGCGTGATGTAACGGTCTGCTTTAAAGCCCTCGGCGCCGTCAATCTTAGCCGCTTCATAAACTTCCTCCGGCAAGTTCTGAACCCCAGTAAACTGGATCAGCAGGTGATAACCAAAGAATTGCCAGAGCGAAATGATATAGACGAAATAAATGGCGATTTTTGGTTCTGTCAGCCAGCCGTGTTGCCAGCTGTCCAGTCCCAGGGAGACGAGAATGCCGTTCAGCATGCCGCCCATGGACGCCGGATTGTAAATCGTTTTCCAAAGTTGGCCGATGATAACGACCGAAAGAATAACCGGAACAAAATAGATGGAAACCAGGGTGTTTGCTCTTTTTTTAATGAAACGATTCAGCATGATGGCCATAAACAAACACACAGGAATTTCAAGCATGGAAGCTACCGCGTACAGCAAGGTCCGCCGTACGGAAGGCCAGAACACAGGATCATGAAAAAACATCGTTTTGAAGTTATCGAAACCTACAAACTTCGCGGTTGTAATCCCATCCCAGCTAAGAAGGCCGGTATAGAAGGATACGAGAATAGGTACAAACACAAGCACAACGTACAACAGCAGACACGGAAGCACAAACACGGCGATTGTACGGGCCGGAACTTTCAGGACATTCATGGTTTCTCCGCCTCCCTTTATATATATCTTTTCGTAAAAGCAGGATGCGAAGGAGCTTTATCGGCTTCTTCGCATCCGGGGTCAAAAGCCGTTATTATTTGTTGGCTTCAAATGCGGCTTGATGCTCTTTAGCTACAGTTTTGGAATCCACTTTTTGTACAAACAGGTTTTGGATACTGTTCAAGTGAACTTGGGCTACAGCAGGATTCATCGTGTTATCGAAGGCAAGGTCGCCGCCTTTGATGTCATTGAACATAGCCGCGATATCCATGGACAGATTAGAGTAACCAGCTGCTTTCAGGTCCCCGTCCACTTTTTGGCCCAGGCCTACAGCGTTTTTGTATTCAAATTGTTTCTTAGGATAGTTCACGCCGAAGTAGTTCAGGAAATCTTTAGTTTCTTGCAGGTGTTCGCTGTTAGCGGATACGGCAAACGCACTGCCAGGAGCCAGCATGAAATCGTTCAGATCGCCTTTGCCGTCAACTGTAGGGAAGCGGAATGCACCTACTTGGCTGCCTACAGACGAACCGTCGATGGCGCCGGTTTCCCAAGTACCGATGATGAACATCGCAGCTTTGCCGGTTTTGAACAAGTTGCCGCCTGCATTAGCGTCGATGGAAGTTGCGCCATCAGGGAATGCGCCGGCTTGAACGAGATCCTGGAAGCGGTCAACAGCTTCGATGAAGGCTGGATCTTCAAAGGTTTTCTTGCCGTCAACCACGTCTTGCAGGAAGCCAGGGCCGCCGTTTGTACGGAGCAGAATATTCATGAACAGGAAGGAACCGGTCCAGGTATCTTTTTCACCGATAGCAATTGGCGTGATGCCTTTCGCTTTGAGCGCTTTCACGTCGGACAGGAACTCATCAAAAGTGGTAGGCACTTGAGAGATACCTGCTTGCTGGAACAAATCTTTGTTGTAATAAACAACTTCGATGTTGTTGCCGTCCGGAATCGCGTATACATTGCCGTCAAAAGTGTAGTTATCAAGCAGGCCGGCTTGATAAGTGTCTTTCAGACCATTTTGGTCCAGCATATCGTTCAGCGGAGCCAAAAGGCCTGCGTCTACGAAAGGTTTCATTTGAGCAGCAGGGTTAACAATCGTGATGTCAGGTACTTCTTTGGAAGCGGCCTGTGTTTTGAGTTTAACCTTTTGCTGGTCTGTATTCAGGGTGTCGAGTTCGATCTTAACGTTTGGATGCTCTTTCTGATAGCTGTCTACCAGATCATGCAGCGTCTTGTAAGACGGTGTAGTTTGGTCTGGATAAATGTTTTGGAAGGTAATGGTTACCTTCTTGTCGCTGCCGGAGCTGCTGGATCCGCCGTTTGAAGAAGCGGCTCCGGAATTGCTGTTGTTGTTAGCGTTTCCACATGCAGCCAGGCCCAAAGTGAGTGCGCCAGCCAGAACTATAGCTAATGTTTTGAGTGGTTTGTTCGCCATTTTTCAATGCCCCCTAGATTTGTTATATGTCTATTGTTACTTTCTGAAGCGCTTCCATCAAGACGTGAATTTAAGGGATGAGGTTTGTTTTTTTTTAGGTTGTAAAAAGCGCTTTCTATGCAATAAGTCACAGAACTAAAGTGCAAATGAGCAAGTCACGACTAAACATGCGGAACCGTTCCTTGCCAATAAGGTTCCCAGGAATGCGGCATAAGAACCAAGGCAATATAAGGAAAAGGTGGAGGGTTTGCAGCGGGAGATAAGCCCTGAATAAGTCCTAAATAAGTCCTAAATAAGTCCTGAAAAACAAAAACAGATCACCTGCTTAACAGCGGGGTGATCTTTAGAAATGAGAACCTATAAATACAAATTAAACGGTTTCGGCCCCCGTTTGGATGGCGCTTTTGCCCAATGCGGCACGGCCTTCAGCAGCGGGGTGATCCATCCGGGTTTCCCCGTTCAAGCGTCCGCCTTCGGAAATAACGAGGGAGCGGGCGTCAATGTTCCCGACGATATGCCCGTTCTCGAGCAGCGTCAGCCGTCCTTCGGCAACGACATCGCCGAATACTTTGCCTGCGACGATAATGGTTGAACCTTTGATGTTGGAATGGGCTTCACCGCTCGCCCCGATGACCACCTCGCCTGAGCTTTCGATTTCGCCGCGAAAGATGCCCTCAATTCTTATGCCGGACTCGCTGCGGAGAGTTCCTTCCATATCGCTTCCCTGGCCGATAAGGGTATAAGTGTTTTTGTTTGTCTTGGACATTTTCATGAAGCTGCCTCCTTGCTATAGATTTTATGAAAATGGCTTAATGGCTTAATGGCCGGCTTTATTGAATGTAAGGAAGAGGGTTGACCGGTTCTTGTTTCTTCATGACCTGAAAATGCAGATGAGGGCCTGTGCTCCGGCCCGTACTGCCGAGCTTGCCGATCGTTTGGCCTTTTAAAATGCTGTCGCCTTGCTTAACCAGGGAAGAGCTTAGATGCATATACCAGGTTTCGAGGCCGTTGGAATGCCTGATGACAACAAAGTTCCCTCTGGAGCCGTCCCGTTGGACGGAGGTTACAGTGCCTGCAGCGGCTGCATAAACGGGATCACCGGTATTCCCGGCAATGTCGATGCCGGCATGAAAAGCGGATTTTCCGGTGAAGGGATCGCCTCGGTAACCAAAACTGGACGTAATTGTCCGCGAAGGAGTAGGCCATAAAGACGGAGTGGAGGATAACGCCTCCAGTCTGGCTTGGGCTTTGTCCAGCTGGACAGGGACTTGCTTTTGCATCTGATCGATCAGCGAATGGATCGCCTTAAAGTCGTCTTCGGTGTCTTCGATCAGCTTCTCGGTGCCAAGCTGATGGACCGCGATAAACTCGCCGCCTACGGCGTTCTCTCCGGTCCATTGAAGCGTTGAAGGCTTGAGGTCATCGGCGGAGGGGCTGATGGCTCCGGCTGCAGAAGAAGTGCGTACACTCCGTTCGCCGCCGAGAAATTGCTCAAGCTGTTTCTGAAGGGCAGAGACCGTCTGGAGCCGTTTCTGGACGTCCTGGGACTGCCGGGACAAGCTGACGACCTGGCCGCGCAGCCTCCGGAGCGCTTCTTCTTTATCGGAGACAACGGCCTCCATGGCGAGCTGTTTGGAGCTCCATTCCAGCTGCTTTGCTGCCAGCTCCTGCTCCAAACCGGCAATCCGGTCGGCGGACCTGAGCTGAAGGCTGATAATCAAACCGGAGATGGACAAGATCGCGGCAAAAGGGACGAACACCAATATAGGCTTCGGCACATGCAGCTGCCTGACAGGCGACCGGCTTTCCCTGAGCACCAGCAGAGTCAAGCCCTGCGAAGTTCTTGCAGCTCTCATAATGACTCCTTTCCGATCCGTAATAGAATCAAAGCTTGCTTATCCATTATGTATTCTCGCTCAGGCATAAACATGCTATGTTTTCAGATTAATATGCGGGAGTTTAAGTAGAAGCTTAATATGTTGAAGCAAACGAATAAGAAGGCAGCAGGATGGTTAATCCTGATTAGGAGGAGTGATGCTCTTGCTGTGGCTCTTATTTGTACTGATCGCTTTTATTTTTCAAATCGCCACGATTCTGATTCTGGAGTTTCGCAGCGCTCCCAAAACGGTGGCCTGGTTATTTATTTTGTTCTGCGTGCCGTTTATCGGATTTGTTATTTATTATTTTGCAGCCAGGGATTACAAGAACCGGCGCAGGCTCCGGCAGAAAGGGTCGAGACTGTTCAGGGATATGAAGGCGCTTCTTTGGACGCAGTCTCGCATTGTTAAAGACGCCTCAGAAATGCTTCATCCGGATTTTGTCCACCGGGAACGGCTGTTCAAGCTGCTGACGCATTTGTCTGAAAGCCCGATTACCGGCTGCAATGCCACCCGGGCGCTTAAAGATGGGGAGGAGACCTTTCCTTCCATGCTAGAAGCGATGGAACAGGCCCAAGACCATATACATATTGAGTTTTATATCTTCCGCAGCGACATGATCGGCAGCCGGTTCAAGGACGTGATGATTCGTAAAGCGCGGGAGGGCGTGAAGGTGCGTCTGCTGTGCGACGGGCTGGGCAGCGTGAAGCTGAAGAAGCGGTTTATCGGCGAGCTGAAAGAGGCCGGAGTGGAATTTCATTATTTTCTGCCGCCTTGGATCGCTCTGCTGGATAAACGGGTGAACTATCGCAATCATCGCAAGATCGTTGTCATCGACGGCCGAATAGGTTTTATGGGCGGCATCAATATCGGTGATGATTATTTGGGTCTGCATCCCAAAATGGGATATTGGCGGGATACTCATCTGCGGCTAGAGGGGGATGCGGTTTATTTTCTGCAGAATACGTTTCTTGGCGACTGGAAGCTGGCCTCCGGCGAGCAGATCGAAGAGGCCCGCTACTTTCCGGTTCATAACTGCGGAGGCCGCGAGCAGAATCAGATTCTGACCAGCGGACCGGACCAGCACTGGAATGCCATTCAGGAAATGTGGTTTGGAGCCGCCTCCATAGCCTCCGAACGGATCTGGATAACGACCCCCTATTTCATTCCGGACGACGGGATCTTTCAGGCCTTGAAGACCGCAGCGGTCAGCGGCGTTGATGTCCGAATCATCATTCCTTATCATTCCGACAACCGGCTTGTGCATTGGGCTTCCCTGTCTTACGTGGAAGAATTGCTTCAATCCGGCATTAAATTCTATCAATATGCCAAAGGATTTGTGCATGCCAAGGTGATGATTATTGACGATCTGCTGGCAACGGTAGGGTCGGCCAACCTGGATATGCGGAGCTTCTTCAGCAACTTTGAAATGACGGCAATTTTGTTTGATGCTGCTCGGATCAGGGAGCTGGCTGAGCAATTTGAAGAGGACCTGCAGGAGTGCAGGCCCGTGCTGCTGGAAACCTTCCTGAAACGGCCGCGCCGGCAAAAAGCGATGGAGCTGCTGGCCAGACTGCTCTCCCCGCTCCTTTAAAAGCGAACCTCTAACTCCTCATTTATTCAATAAATGTTTTAAGATCAACTCGAGTGATTGAGGAGGGACCTGTTCCAACAGGTCGCCTGTTTGCTTCAGCCTTGCTCCGATGTTCAGCAGATGATAGTCGGAAGGTTTCGGGTTGCGGCGGACCTCGTCCCAGGTTAGCGGCGTGGAGACGCTGGCCGCTTTCTTGGCGCGGGGCGTATAAGCGGAAGCGATCGTTTTGCCGGAATAATGCTGGAGATAATCAAAATAAATCCGGTTCCCCCGGTCCTTCTTCAGCCTCTCGATCGTAAACAGATCGGGATGTTTCTCCGTGACATAACGGGCGACAAAATGCCCGATGGCACGCAGCTCGTCAAAGGTGATTCCATAATGGATGGGTACGATAATCTGTACGCCGGTTGCCCCGGAAGTCTTCGGCACCGACTCCAATCCAAGTGAGGATAGACAATCGCCTACGTAACTCGCCGCCTCCATAATTCTCGGCTCCTCCTCTACGGAAGGATCCAGGTCGATAATCCACTCGCAGGGAAGCGTTTGACCGATATAATGCAGCGAAGGATGGAATTCAATCGAGGCCAGATTGCCCATCCATAACAAAGTAGGCAGGCTGTCGAGCACAACGTAGCGGATGCCTTCATGCTCGGCCGTGGTCACAAAGTCCGGCAGCGGCTGCGGAGCATTTTTCTGATAGAAAAAAGAACCATGGATGCCGCCCGGATAACGAATCGTCGTCAGCAGCCGGTTGCGGCATCTTCGCAGCAGGAACGGGGCCAGCTCGGCCAGCTTCTGCAGATAAATCAGCTTGGTCACTCCGGCTTCTGGCCAAAGCAGCTTGTCCAGATTGGAAATGATGATTTCTTGGCCTTCAATTTGAATGGACCCTTTTACAGCGGCAGGCATAACCGGATAACCCCCCTTGCTCGGATAGGCGGCGGGTTTCGCCGCGGCTTAAGCCTAGAATTCCCCGGTGGAGAAACGTTTATGAGGTCGAACCTGCAAGAATGGAGGGAAGCCCGAAGGGAAATGCTGTAAGAGAGTTTTTTGTAGAAAGCGAGGGAACTCAGGTGGAAATCAAAGCGGTTCAGCCCTTTGAACCTTTAACTACGGAGACGCTGCCAGCCGGCGAGCGCTGGGCCGCCCAGGTCAAGTGGGACGGCGTTCGCATGCTGACCTATCATGACGGAGGGACCAGCAGCAGACTGATTAACCGGAAGGGCAACGAGCGGACCCTTCAATATCCGGAATTTACAGACAGCAGGCCATACTGCAGGGCCCAGTCGTTTATTCTGGACGGCGAGATGATGTCCATCGAAAATAACAAACCTTCTTTCCATGCCATTATGAAACGCGACAGCCTGCGCAAGGCGGACGAAATCCGTTTTGCCGCCGATCGGATCGCCGTGAGTTATATGATTTTTGATCTTTTATACTGCAATGGCGAATGGGTGACCAACCGTCCGCTGGAGGAACGCCAGCGGCTGCTGGAGCAAATCATCGTTCCCGGTGAGCGGGTGCAGCTCTGCCAGAACTATCCGGATGCGGAGCAGCTGTTCGAGGTGATGCGCCAAAATCATTGGGAAGGCGTGGTTTGCAAGGATCTGGACAGTACTTATGCGGTAGGCGGGAAAGATAAACGCTGGCAGAAGAAGAAATTTTTCCGTGATTTATATGCAGCTGTTGGAGGGGTCACTTACCGCGACGGCATCGTAAATGCCCTGCTGCTTGGTCTCTACGACGAGGCGGGAAAATTCCTTTATATCGGACATGCCGGAGCAGGCAAGTTCACGGTGCAGGATTGGCGTTTCCTGACCGCGGAGGCGGAACGCTTGAAGATCCCGAATCGCCCGTTTCACAATGTGCCGGCACGGCTAAAAGGGGCGGCCTGGATGCTGCCGTCCCTCACGGTGAAGGTTGAATATCTGGAATGGACCAGCGGCTGGACGCTCCGCCATCCCGTGCTTCAGAGCCTGGCGGGCGTCAGCCCGGAGCAGTGTACGGTGGAACAGATCTAAGCCGGGTAAGTCTTAAAGCCTGTCAGGAGGACTGCTTTGGTTTTGCGGTTCTGCGCTTGGGTTTGGGCGGTTCGGTCAACGCTGATAAAGCGGCTGGCCTCACAGCGCCCTTGCCCGTGTCTTTCCCGGTTTCAGCCGGAGCTTTCGTTTTGGCTTTGGTTTGGGCCGCCGCGGTCTTGCTTCCAGCTTTGCTGCGGCCGGATGTAGTGCGGGTTGTTCCGGCGGCCCCCGCTTGGGTTCCGGCTTCGGCGCCTGTCGCCCCGGCCGTTTTATCAGCGGATTTGTTTTTTTTGCTTGTCCGGGATGTTCGGGCAGCAGCGGGAGAGGCTGCTGTTCCCGGATCGGTACCGATCGGACGAACGGCTTCAATGCTGGCCTGCAGGGCAGCCATCAGATCAATGACATTCGTCTTCGGTTTGGCAGGCGCAAGGGAAACTTCCTCCCCGGCGACCTTATGCTGGATCAGATCGAGCAGGGCTGCCCGGTAATCATCCGTATATTTCTCAGGTTCAAAGGGAGTGGAGAGCTGCTCGATCAGCAGCTTGGCCATCGTCAGCTCCTTGTCGTTCACCTCTACCTGTTCTGGCAGACCCGGAACCTGGGAGACCGGGCGGATTTCATCCGGATAGAAGATGGTTTCGACAGCAAGGCAGTCGTCCTCCAGCACGCGGATCGCGGCAAGACTGCTTTTGGAGCGGATGGCAATTTTGGCGATGCCGATCTTGCCGGTATCTCTCATCGCCTGAAGCAGCAGGCGGTAAGCGTTGGAGCCCGCCTGATCGGGAGATAAATAATAGGTTTTCTGGAAATAGATCGGATCGATCTCATGCAAATCCACAAAATCGAGAATCGTTATCGTTTTGTTGTTGCGTTCGGCGAGCTGCTCCAGCTCTTCTTTATCAAACAGCACATATTTCCCTTTTTCATATTCATATCCGCGGGTAATTTCATCCCACTCCACATCTTTGTCACAGGAGGGACAACGCCGAACATATGAAATCGGGCTGCCGCAGGTTTTGTGAATATATTTCATGGAAATGTCTTTATCTTCCGTGGCGGAGAACATCTTCACCGGGACATGAACAAGACCGAAGCTGATCGCTCCTTTCCAGACGGTATGCATGGCTGCAACTCCTTTCCGTATAGGCAATCGGCTCCTGCATGAGGAGCTTGCTGCCTTTAGTATGCTTGCCCTATGCTTTATTATTTCAGGGAGTTATCGGTGAAATTCCCTTTCGGCCTGCTGTCCGTCCTTGCGGGACATACGCATGAAATATATAATGGGATAGAAAAATCAGGGCTTTAAACCGTTAAGGTGCAAGCCGGAAATTAGACCCTACTCACTGAAACGCGTCATGGTTTGCGGCTATGCCGCAATCGGCGCCCGTTTCTGCTTGAGCGGAAAGGCGGTAAG includes the following:
- a CDS encoding response regulator transcription factor, coding for MNILIADDERAIREGIKRTILQTFPEHEVDVAESTAEAAELLGSKRIDIVLTDILMPGINGLEFMRMSKHRYPYVKWVVISAHNEFAYAQEAVRLGARDYLLKPIGKKRLAELIEELEDEVRLELETYREEELLKSNLKYLREGVFQRLASGLDTGNLNLEPFIEDYPSFYLILVQLDAGDRNVNLEHFIIENVLSELIDRCGGGFVVSYDRQSVLGLFTPADSSRLEKLQTQLKEHMNHYLKVPFQIMYSDENRDIRSVPQIIMKMRKTSPIKLPEPVKGSGETAIDVALQYINEHYNEDLSLERIASVVFLNPVYFSQLFKQKTGQGYKEYVISLRLEHAKQLLLNPGFKLAEIAERIGYQDMRHFTQVFRKKFGLTPTEFRQKQISSSK
- a CDS encoding sensor histidine kinase — encoded protein: MRKGIHSIHHRLFLLFLFCMSGILLIVSLLYYNRTTSEFHQKISDLSTKNVSQTVALFDLLYKGYDSLSKTLSNNFDMVRVLSETTDEPALQYINEQSITNMIGAVFYSREDLIGIHVITNKGKIYNYGNYFNIVDPNYRFEDWYKELTESSGRLVLLGVFPHSLIDQNESRPVFAFGRQIYNLDEHKPIGIVLYETDSKPILSALDNLKLSAHSQVYLMSKDDRVIFSTDTSGEDAPKLPAMTDSQDVVVQQDKQKLTVASSLPFSDWAVASVTPNQDLNVEMVQMQRYLLIVITILIIVSALIASMVSRTISQPLIRLIREMKQVEIGNFRGEVNVTSYMEINSLVASFNRMVHRIEELIERVKISSVSEKNAELHALQSQVNPHFLYNTLDMIYWMLDEKGQDNLGEVVLSLSHMFRYSSQWQAGAKVTLREELEQIQHYLTIIKMRLEGRLQVEVQIEDNLMDIRLPKMTLQPVIENAVKHGLEALDRPGRLLVHSREQGDTLEIIIQDNGNGMEQPVLGRLKQSLNGGQELETGAKSGGIGLINLHRRLQYMYGPEAGLEIESSPGQGTTVIIKLPQLEEGGTGL
- a CDS encoding carbohydrate ABC transporter permease, which gives rise to MKYVKKGLVYLLFAIPVVTQLYPLLWLFLYSLKSNEEILGGSFFSLPKQFLWGNYKEAYENGNYLQYLGNSVLVTVSTMVFVILLASMVAYAISRFRWKYGNAVMLVFLMGMMIPMQATLLPLMLIFKNLKFGAFHVLDTPLSLILPYIAFQLPIAIFILSGFMRSIPGEIEESAFVDGASIYRIFRSIILPISAPPMMTVCILTFINIWNEYIMAATFISSERWKTLPFGIYSFVSQYSVNYGDIGAFLIMGALPVIIIYFVLSERITKGMVAGAVKG
- a CDS encoding carbohydrate ABC transporter permease codes for the protein MNVLKVPARTIAVFVLPCLLLYVVLVFVPILVSFYTGLLSWDGITTAKFVGFDNFKTMFFHDPVFWPSVRRTLLYAVASMLEIPVCLFMAIMLNRFIKKRANTLVSIYFVPVILSVVIIGQLWKTIYNPASMGGMLNGILVSLGLDSWQHGWLTEPKIAIYFVYIISLWQFFGYHLLIQFTGVQNLPEEVYEAAKIDGAEGFKADRYITLPLIVPIFKISIVLAFIGSLQAFDMVMVVTGGGPAHATDVISTLMYNNSFMSLKYGYGSAIATFLVLVCLICTFIINFVFGRIEKKVG
- a CDS encoding extracellular solute-binding protein produces the protein MANKPLKTLAIVLAGALTLGLAACGNANNNSNSGAASSNGGSSSSGSDKKVTITFQNIYPDQTTPSYKTLHDLVDSYQKEHPNVKIELDTLNTDQQKVKLKTQAASKEVPDITIVNPAAQMKPFVDAGLLAPLNDMLDQNGLKDTYQAGLLDNYTFDGNVYAIPDGNNIEVVYYNKDLFQQAGISQVPTTFDEFLSDVKALKAKGITPIAIGEKDTWTGSFLFMNILLRTNGGPGFLQDVVDGKKTFEDPAFIEAVDRFQDLVQAGAFPDGATSIDANAGGNLFKTGKAAMFIIGTWETGAIDGSSVGSQVGAFRFPTVDGKGDLNDFMLAPGSAFAVSANSEHLQETKDFLNYFGVNYPKKQFEYKNAVGLGQKVDGDLKAAGYSNLSMDIAAMFNDIKGGDLAFDNTMNPAVAQVHLNSIQNLFVQKVDSKTVAKEHQAAFEANK
- a CDS encoding bactofilin family protein translates to MKMSKTNKNTYTLIGQGSDMEGTLRSESGIRIEGIFRGEIESSGEVVIGASGEAHSNIKGSTIIVAGKVFGDVVAEGRLTLLENGHIVGNIDARSLVISEGGRLNGETRMDHPAAEGRAALGKSAIQTGAETV